The sequence TAAAACCGTTGGCTTTAGGTTGAAAATTGAACCACTTTATCGGGGATATGCATTCCCGGCAGGAAGGGGCAGAAATTGCAGATCGCAAAAAGCGCTGAATCAGGAACATACTTACTTCCTGAAAAGATTATATTTGATAATAGTAAATACAGCCTTTACACCATCTCTCCAGGTAATTTTCTTTCCTTCTTCATAGCTTCTGCCGTAATAAGAAATTGGCACTTCGTATATCCTGCAGACTTTCTTTGCCATCTTTGCTGTAATTTCAGGTTCAAAACCAAACCTGTTGGATTCTATCTGTATCCCATCCAGCATCTCTCTCTTAAAAGCCTTATAACATGTCTCCATATCCGTAAGATTTAGATCGGTAAACATGTTAGACGCAAGCGTAATCAATTTATTGCCCACATAGTGCCAGAAATAAAATACTCTATGGGTTCCTCCCAAAAATCTCGATCCATAAACAACATCTGCCTTTCCCTCAATAATAGGTTCAAACAATGTGGGGTAATCTTTGGGATCATACTCCAGGTCCGCATCCTGTATAATTATAATATCTCCCATGGCAGCTTTTATACCACTTCGGATAGCTGCGCCTTTACCCATGTTTTTTTCATGAAATATGACCTTTACATCAGTTAAAAAAGTTCCTTCACCCTTACCAGGTGCTGGAGTGGCAGAAGGGGTTAATGGTGAACTATGAACAGAGAATCGCGAACTTAAGTATTCCCTTGTCCCGTCTTTTGAGCCATCGTCAACTATAATAATTTCTTTATTATAGGGCGTCTCTTCCACTTTTTTTAAAACATAGGAAATTGTATTAATTTCATTATATGCTGGAATTATCACGGATATAAGCATTTGTAAAATATTATACATAAAATTATACAAATAACGATAGTATTATCAAATATTTCTTGCATAATATTCAAATATTCTGTAAAAGTAAAAACAAATGGACATCCCATATCTGGAATACTTTGGTCTTAATGAAAAACCCTTTGGACTGACGCCTGACCCGCATTTTTATTATGAGTCCATCACACACAGAGAAGCCGTTGACCATCTGAAGTTTTTCCTGTCCCAGAAAGAAGGATTTGCTTCAATTTACGGCGACGTAGGTACAGGAAAAACCGTTTTATCCCGTATATTCATAGATTCTCTTGATAAATCAATATATAATACTGCTCTTATTTTAAACCCGATAATGGATGAAAAGGAGTTTTTGCATGAAATTTTAAAGGAACTCAATATTTCTCATGATAATTTATCAAAAAAAGAGATGTTTGATACATTTCAGTCGTACCTTCTTGAAGAATTCAGAGAGGGAAAAGAAACCATAATTATTATTGATGAGTCACAATTACTTTCAGATGAAATGCTTGAATTCATAAGAATTCTTTCAAATCTTGAAACAGAAAAGGAAAAAATACTTCACACAATCCTTTTAGGGCAACAAGAATTGATAGAAAAATTAAAAGAACCGCGTATGAGGTATTTATCTCAAAGAATAACCGTCATATACAGACTTAAACCTCTTTCTTTGAGAGAGGTTAATCTTTATATTACCCACAGACTTCTAAAGGCAGGTTCTAAGGGATTTTTGCAATTCAAAGACGATGCAATCAAACTTATTTACTCTGCATCAAAAGGATATCCGAGGCTTATTAATGTCATCTGTGACAGATGTTTGCTTCTTCTCTATTCAAAATCCGAAAGGACAGTTGATGAAAGCATTGTGAATACGGTGCTTAAAGAGGAGAGCATCTCTACATTGGCAGATATGACTAAAGTAAATAAAAGACTTCCTTCGCTCCCTTATCTTGTAGCGGCATTAATTGCAATTACTCTTCTCGCACTATCCTTAACGAATTTGATTTCAGTAGAAACTATTTTTCATAACATATTACCATCTCATATATATCGTGGGGGCATTAAATGAAAAAAATACTTATTGCAGACAAGGACATGAGCTTAAAGGATGCGTTCCGTGTTGTTTTTCCCAGCGATGAATTTGATATAATATTCACTTCAAATGGGAAAGAAGTAGAAAAAATATCAGAAGAATATCGGCCAGAAATATATATTCTTAATACCAGGCTTGAAAAAAAAGATGGTACAGATGTTTATAAAGAATTAAAAGAAAAAAATATGCTTCAGAACGTACGACTTTTTTTCTTGAAAGATGAGGGCATAGAATTAAATCTTTCCAGTTATTATGATATAGATGGAGTCATTGAAAAACCTATTAATTTTTTTAGAGTCCATCAAATGATAGATAAAGAAGACATCCTTCCTGAAATAAAAATTGCAAATAAAGTCGAAGATAATGAAATCCAAGTAGCTACTTTGACGAAAGAAAGAACAATCGCGCTTGAAGATGAGTTGAGAAATATTATTTATGATTCAATAGAAAGTATAAAGATGAGCATTGCAGATAGAATAACACCAGTGATCTGTCAATACATAGAAGAACAGACAAAAATGATTCTAAATAACGCAGCAGAAAAGGTCATACGGGATGAAATGGATAAGCTTTTAAACTTAATAAGAGAATCAAGAAGATAACCGCATATTCCTTCAAACAATCCAAGTACAGGACGAGTTAGCCCCGGTAATATCAAAGAATCTATTCAGGACGCTCAGCGTGCGAGAAGGGGAGGCTCTGACGGCTTGGCCGGTGGAGGGGGCGACCGGGTACCCGTTCACGGGTGTCCCGGTAAAGGAAGCTATACATACCACATTTCCATCTCAAAATCCTTTGAAGGCACCTTGGCTGTGATATAGCCCCTTACAGGAATTCTATCTACCAGCATCTCTTTCATTTTCAAGGAAGACCATATATTGATCTTGTCACCGGCAGTAACACCAAGAGATTCAAAATCAACTTCCATTTCCAGAATTGCAGAGAAGGCGGCTTTAATAGGTAAAGGGCTTTCGATTACTCTCCCTTTGACATGGTAAACCATTTCAAATGTACTTTTTCCTGCAACAGTTATTTCAAAAGAAATATCATTAATATTCTGGATAAACGATTTATCAATATCTACTCTCATATACAGTGAGTGTTCATCAAATCCAAAATAGAACCCCTTCATGAGTAAAACAGAATCATGCATTGCAGCCCCATGCCCCTTACCTTCCAGAAAACCTGATCCCATCCATTCAAAATAGTTCGATACCCCTCCATCTATTTTTGGATGTATAAAGTTCATAGGTTCTATTGTAGGTTTTACTTCCCTATCCTTGAGTATTACTGGGATGCTTAGTTTTTCGGGAGGCTCCTCACCCAAAAATCTATATATATTTGAGAGGTTCTCACGAAAGAGAAAATCGAATATTTCGTCACTATCAGATGAATGCTCGTCGCCGTACCACCAGTTCCAATCACTGCCTTCGGCAATATAAAGGGATTCCCATGCATTTTTATTCAGCCCATCCGGGTCCTTCGCTTCCAAAAAATCTCTTGTCTCGGAAAGCAAAGTCCAACTTGTATTATCCTCTATATGACCAATCCATATGGAAAAATTATTGCTGATCCATGAGCCTGCAAAACAGTGTGACAATGTGCCGACATCTTTTGTATCTTTAAGTATCTCAGAAACTGTCTGGCAAATAATATCTTTTTCCTTCAGTATACCCTCATAAAGATAATTAAAAAAATCTCTTCCATCGTTTCTGTAGCTTTCCCATGCATTTTCTCCATCCATAACAATTGCCACAAGAGGCTTCCGGATCTTGTCTTTTACAGATTCTCCTATTTTTTTTATCCTTCTTATTAAATCTGTTGCTGCATCTTTGGGATCTGATTTGGAATAATGGAAGGAAATAAGATCGGATAAATATTTATCCCTGAAAATAATATTGATTTCTTTACCTGATTTCTCAAAGCGGTATGGCTTGTATAACACTTCAGGGTTTATAAGAAAACCCTCATTGTCTCTTCGGCCCTCCTGATTCAAACTTCTGTAAAGGATTTCCTCATCCGTTGCAACCCATTCCACATCATGCTCCATGTACAATTGAAGGGCATCAACACTTACAGAGCCTTCCGGAGGCCACATCCCTTTTGAATTAAATTCAAACACATGATAAAAAAAATCTTTTGCCTTGCTGATCTGGGCTGATGCATCTTTCGGACTGGCAAAGAGTTTTTCAGGCAAGCTGCATTCAGGCATCGCATCCCGTGCAATCCTGTTATCGATTAAAAGCGGGATTATAGGATGATAAAAAGGCGATGTGGATAGCTCTATGTTGCCATTTAATGAAAGCTCTTTGCACAACGGGATAATGCCTTTTAATATATCTTTTTGAACATTTTCTAAAATACGCTTATCATCTTCGCCGTATCCCTTGCCTTTAGATTTTAGATATTTCAAATCATCATAATGCTCATAAAACAACGGATCAATCCAGGAAAGAAAAAACAAAACCTGTGTATCCTGATAATCTTCATCGTTAAAATACCCTAAAATATCCTTAATATGCTCCTGGGGATAATAGAATCCCCTCTTCCGTAACAGTTCATAATACCTCGGAAAAGGTCTTATCATATTGTCCCAGTTTGCATTAAAAAAATTCACCAATAAAAATATTTTTTCATTTTCCGAAAGTTCCTTAGGTGTCTTTTTGAATATCTCCAGATATGTATCTTTTACGTTTAAATCTTCATAATCAATAAGCTGCAGCAATAGTGATGGGACAAAATTAAAATTCTGTCGTATACCTTCAAATTCCTTTAGCAAAAAAGGCATATCATAGTAGTCTTTTGTGCCGTGAAGCAAAACCCAGGGGAGCAGATATTCGCCATTGTACAGGTTTTTATAATACGGTTGATGCATATGCCAGATGAATGACAGGTAGATATTATCCATAGTTTTAATCGTAAAAATTCATTATTTTTCTTACCATCCTAATCTTTTTAACCTTGTTTATCCATAAAAATCATCTAATTTAAGAAGTCTGAACACTATTTCATTATCACTAATTTCCATAATACCCGCTGTGCCTGGAGGGGTATAGGGTTTTCTGAAAGAACCCGGGTTAAACATAACTATATTACCCTTTTTTGCATGAAACGGTATATGTGAATGACCAAAAATAATGGCATCAACATCTTGAAACTCAGTGGAAACAAACATATCAACAAAATATGGAGGGCCTTTGCCGTGGATAATGCCTATCTTCTTACCATTAATTTCTTCTACCCTTTTATCCGGAAGAATAGCCTTCAGGTCATGGTTATCCATATTCCCTCTGACAGCCTTCAGATCCCAGTTACAGAGATATTCATAAACTCCCATTCCTATCATATCGCCTGCGTGAATTATTATGTCTATATCCGAAAAAATTGTTTTTATTGCCGATTTAAAGCCATCAGTGGCTCTATCAAGGTGTGTGTCAGCAAGAATTCCTATTTTTACCATGCCTGATATACTTTATATAAAACAGTTTTTCATGTCAATGGCTTATCTTTAATAAATAAAGCCTCATAAACTGATATGTGGAACCCATGAGCCTGCAACGACAAATACATGTTTATCATATAATCAGAAAAAGCATTCACGTTATTGACAAAATACTCAGGAACATTCAGTATTAAAGAGATTGTTATGGACAAAAAGGAAGATAATGTCTGTAAAGACGATTGTTCAACAAAAACACCGGAACTTATAAAGATTATAACGGTCAACGGGATAGAAATCACTGGGAATATATTCCTTCTTTCTCCTAATCAGGGATGTTGCGCACAGACCCTATTGCCATTTTGGGCAAAAGTAATCGGCAGAATAAAAAACTGCACTACAAAAGAAATTTTCATAAGAATTAACATAAACCTCTTTGACAACAACGAAAATGTGGTCAGCAGATGTTCCGATATAATCATACTCGATGCAGGTCAAAAAGGGGAGTTTGATGTAAAATTAACCAGGCAAAACAAAAGCATAAGCAAATACTCAATTGAAGCTGAAGCGGTAGATGAATTTATTTAGCTGACATGAGTGAGCGAGGGGGAGAAACTCCGACAGCTTTGCCGGCAGAGGGGGGCTACTTGGTAACCGTTCACCGGTGTCACGGTCATTGTTTTTTATAAACAAAAAGCCGGTATTCCCTGTCACTCACCGGCAAGGTATAAGGCATTACATAATCCAATTCAAAACCCCGATATATTACCTGGTCCTCACCTTTACCCTTTAGAATGAATGCACAGCCTCCTGTCCGTATGTGTCTTCCTCCACTTTCCAGTATCGCCTCAATGCTGCCAAATCCTTTTACAAGCATTGCATCTACTTCCATAGAATCAAGCGCTTCTACTCTGCCATATGCTGCTGTAAAATTTTTTAAATGCATTGTTCTTTTTATATGCCTTTGGAATTGGATCTTCTTCAGACTTTTGTCAACTGAAATAATTTTAAAGTTTTCATTCAATATCGCAATAGGAATTGCAAGAATTCCGGCACCGGAACCCAAATCAAGAATGGATTTCATTTCTTGCATATATCCATATAGAAAAAATGCATCATATAATAGTTCGCTAACAATACGATTTATTTCTTTCAGGCCGGTAAGGTTCATGCGCTCATTCCATTTCTTAAGTTCAAGAGCATAGGAGCATAGTTTGTTTACTGTTTTTTCATTATACTGAATATTGAAAAAATTTAGTCCTTTCTGCATTATTTTCTCTAACTCCATTGCACTTAAGGATAGCACAAATAAATTTCTTCTGTTATAATTAAGCATGCATAAAATTATAATCCTTGTAGTGGCATGTCTATTATTATTTTCATGCGCTTCCAAAACACCTAAAAAATCTGAAAATCCTGGCGATATTTACGTAGAGGGCGTCAATTATCTGAAAATGAAAAAATATGATAAAGCCATAGACGATTTCTCTTACATAAGGGAAAATTTTCCTTTTGACCCGATTTCTTTTATAGCATCGGTTAAGCTTGGAGATGTATACTTTGCGAAAAAAGAATACATTCTCGCATCAGGTGTATATGAAGATTTCTTTAATACCCACCCTGAAGATGAAAATATCCCTTATGTACTTACAAGGCTTGGTGAGTGTTATGAAAAGCTGTCCCTTTCTTTTGATAGAGACCAGGCATATACTTTAAAAGCAATTGAAAGATACGTTTACTTAAAAAACCGTTTTCCTGCAAGCAGTTACACAAAAGATACTGATCTAAAATTAAAAATACTGAGTCAGAAACTTGCTGACCGTGAGTTGTATGTCGGTGAGTTCTATTATAGAACAGACCAGTATAACGCATCCATTTTGAGGCTTGAATATTTCCTGAAAAAATTTTCTTACGCTAAGGGCATAGACAAGGCACTCTATTATCTAAGTATGTCATATAGAGCGATTGGGAATTTCCAAAAAGGTGATTTTTACTCTGATATCCTTAAAAAAGAATACCCGAAAAGCTTGTTCGCAAAAGCAGCTGCAAGAGAAAGAAGGAGTCTCCAATTAGCAAAGGCTGACAAAGCACTACCCATTGAGGGAACCAAAAAAAAAGAGATTGAATTAGAGCCTCAGCCAATAAAAACAAAAGCAGAAGAACAAGAGGGAAAACTCGCATTTTTTGATGAGACTAAACCAATTGATATAGTTTCCGACACCATGGAAGGTTTTGATAAAGAGAAATATGTAATTTTTAAGGGAAGTGTTATTGCAAGACAGGAAGATCTTTTTATCTTCTCCGATATTATTGAAGCTCATATGAATGAAGTTACAAATGAAATTGAAAAAGCCTATGCAAAGGGAAATGTTAAAATTGTAAAGAAAGAGCGTACAGCAACATGCAATGAAGCAGAATTTAATAATACAAAAGCCGAAATCATATTAAAGGGCAATGTAATTGTCTATTCCGGTCTGGACAAACTGACAGGTGAAATTGTAACTTACTACGTTGATGAGGACCGGGTTGTTGTCGAAGGCGAAAAAGAGAAAAAGGCACATATCACCGTAACACCTAAATAACTATGCTCCTTTGATATGCTTTAAGAAAGGATTGGGCGTCGACCGGTCTTTGATTTAACCGCAAAAAAACTAATTGATGAAAGGTATTTCCTGGTCCTTCACATATACCAACGCCTGACATACGGCAATCAGGCTGTCGTTATCCTTTACGGTAATATTATATGTTGCTGTTCTTCTTGTTCTATTTATCTCCCTGGATTCAGCCGTTATAATGGTATTTTTCTTCGGTGGCTTCATGTATGTAACATTCATATTCAAAGCTACAGCAATATTCTCGTGGCTGTTTGACGATATCTCAAATGCTTCATCTATCAATGAAAACAGGGCTCCTCCATGTGCATTCCCATAGATATTGTCCATTTTTTCCGTATATTCCATCTCGCATAGGGCATAACCATCTTCCACATCCTTCAGTTTTATATCAAGCAATTTAGCAAGCGGTTCTTCGCTGACTTTTTTGAAATACACCTCTTTCTTTTTGATATCCACAGATCAACCTAAAACCTTTTTAATCAGGCTATCAACACTCCCTTTTGGCTGTGCACCGATAATCCTGTCAACGATTTCACCTTTATTGAAAAGAATCAACGTAGGTATTCCTCTGATTCCATATTTTGCAGGAGTAGCAGGATTTTCATCTACATTAATCTTAAGAACCTTTATCTTCCCCTCATATTCTCCTGCAATTGTATCTAGTATTGGTCCCATTGTCTGGCATGGTCCGCACCATGTTGCCCAGAAATCTACAAGAACCGGCATAGTAGATTCAAGGACCACACCTGCAAATTCACTATCACTTACTGGTTTTGCATTACTCATAGTTATCTCCTTTCTTTGTTTTCAGTTACGGGCAAGCAGTCTGCCCGGGTAGAAGTAACTCCTTGTCAATAACAAATATTTATACTTATTAAACCCTTAATATCTTTTTGTCAATCCTTGAACATTTTTAATCTTAATGAATTGCTTACAACAGAAACAGAGCTTATCATCATTGCAATTGCTCCATACATAGGCTTAAAGCGTATCCCGAAAAAGGGATAGAGTGCGCCGAAAGCTATAGGGATTCCAATAATATTGTATATGAAAGCCCAGAACAGATTTTCTTTTATGATCAAGAGGGTTTTCTTTGAGAGTTTAATAAGACTTACAAGCCTTGAAAGCTGTCCCTTCATTAAAACAACATCGGCCGACTCTATAGCGATATCTGTTCCCTTCCCCATTGCTACGCCTACATCGGCAGTAGCTAAAGAAGGGGCATCGTTTATACCATCACCGACCATAACGGTTATGCCCTTCTTCTTATACTCTTCCACTATATTGGTCTTTTCATCCGGCAATACCCTGTAAAAATATTTTTCAATACCTACCTTTTCACTTATTGCTCTTGCCCCTTCCATACTGTCACCCGTGATCATAACTGACTCTATACCGGCTTTACTTAACTCACTGATAACTGCCTTCGATTCATCTCTTACCTTATCACTGAATGTAATAATACCCA is a genomic window of Pseudomonadota bacterium containing:
- a CDS encoding glycosyltransferase family 2 protein yields the protein MLISVIIPAYNEINTISYVLKKVEETPYNKEIIIVDDGSKDGTREYLSSRFSVHSSPLTPSATPAPGKGEGTFLTDVKVIFHEKNMGKGAAIRSGIKAAMGDIIIIQDADLEYDPKDYPTLFEPIIEGKADVVYGSRFLGGTHRVFYFWHYVGNKLITLASNMFTDLNLTDMETCYKAFKREMLDGIQIESNRFGFEPEITAKMAKKVCRIYEVPISYYGRSYEEGKKITWRDGVKAVFTIIKYNLFRK
- a CDS encoding AAA family ATPase → MDIPYLEYFGLNEKPFGLTPDPHFYYESITHREAVDHLKFFLSQKEGFASIYGDVGTGKTVLSRIFIDSLDKSIYNTALILNPIMDEKEFLHEILKELNISHDNLSKKEMFDTFQSYLLEEFREGKETIIIIDESQLLSDEMLEFIRILSNLETEKEKILHTILLGQQELIEKLKEPRMRYLSQRITVIYRLKPLSLREVNLYITHRLLKAGSKGFLQFKDDAIKLIYSASKGYPRLINVICDRCLLLLYSKSERTVDESIVNTVLKEESISTLADMTKVNKRLPSLPYLVAALIAITLLALSLTNLISVETIFHNILPSHIYRGGIK
- a CDS encoding response regulator, producing the protein MKKILIADKDMSLKDAFRVVFPSDEFDIIFTSNGKEVEKISEEYRPEIYILNTRLEKKDGTDVYKELKEKNMLQNVRLFFLKDEGIELNLSSYYDIDGVIEKPINFFRVHQMIDKEDILPEIKIANKVEDNEIQVATLTKERTIALEDELRNIIYDSIESIKMSIADRITPVICQYIEEQTKMILNNAAEKVIRDEMDKLLNLIRESRR
- a CDS encoding glycoside hydrolase family 57 protein, whose translation is MDNIYLSFIWHMHQPYYKNLYNGEYLLPWVLLHGTKDYYDMPFLLKEFEGIRQNFNFVPSLLLQLIDYEDLNVKDTYLEIFKKTPKELSENEKIFLLVNFFNANWDNMIRPFPRYYELLRKRGFYYPQEHIKDILGYFNDEDYQDTQVLFFLSWIDPLFYEHYDDLKYLKSKGKGYGEDDKRILENVQKDILKGIIPLCKELSLNGNIELSTSPFYHPIIPLLIDNRIARDAMPECSLPEKLFASPKDASAQISKAKDFFYHVFEFNSKGMWPPEGSVSVDALQLYMEHDVEWVATDEEILYRSLNQEGRRDNEGFLINPEVLYKPYRFEKSGKEINIIFRDKYLSDLISFHYSKSDPKDAATDLIRRIKKIGESVKDKIRKPLVAIVMDGENAWESYRNDGRDFFNYLYEGILKEKDIICQTVSEILKDTKDVGTLSHCFAGSWISNNFSIWIGHIEDNTSWTLLSETRDFLEAKDPDGLNKNAWESLYIAEGSDWNWWYGDEHSSDSDEIFDFLFRENLSNIYRFLGEEPPEKLSIPVILKDREVKPTIEPMNFIHPKIDGGVSNYFEWMGSGFLEGKGHGAAMHDSVLLMKGFYFGFDEHSLYMRVDIDKSFIQNINDISFEITVAGKSTFEMVYHVKGRVIESPLPIKAAFSAILEMEVDFESLGVTAGDKINIWSSLKMKEMLVDRIPVRGYITAKVPSKDFEMEMWYV
- a CDS encoding YfcE family phosphodiesterase, which produces MVKIGILADTHLDRATDGFKSAIKTIFSDIDIIIHAGDMIGMGVYEYLCNWDLKAVRGNMDNHDLKAILPDKRVEEINGKKIGIIHGKGPPYFVDMFVSTEFQDVDAIIFGHSHIPFHAKKGNIVMFNPGSFRKPYTPPGTAGIMEISDNEIVFRLLKLDDFYG
- a CDS encoding class I SAM-dependent methyltransferase is translated as MQKGLNFFNIQYNEKTVNKLCSYALELKKWNERMNLTGLKEINRIVSELLYDAFFLYGYMQEMKSILDLGSGAGILAIPIAILNENFKIISVDKSLKKIQFQRHIKRTMHLKNFTAAYGRVEALDSMEVDAMLVKGFGSIEAILESGGRHIRTGGCAFILKGKGEDQVIYRGFELDYVMPYTLPVSDREYRLFVYKKQ
- the bamD gene encoding outer membrane protein assembly factor BamD, which produces MHKIIILVVACLLLFSCASKTPKKSENPGDIYVEGVNYLKMKKYDKAIDDFSYIRENFPFDPISFIASVKLGDVYFAKKEYILASGVYEDFFNTHPEDENIPYVLTRLGECYEKLSLSFDRDQAYTLKAIERYVYLKNRFPASSYTKDTDLKLKILSQKLADRELYVGEFYYRTDQYNASILRLEYFLKKFSYAKGIDKALYYLSMSYRAIGNFQKGDFYSDILKKEYPKSLFAKAAARERRSLQLAKADKALPIEGTKKKEIELEPQPIKTKAEEQEGKLAFFDETKPIDIVSDTMEGFDKEKYVIFKGSVIARQEDLFIFSDIIEAHMNEVTNEIEKAYAKGNVKIVKKERTATCNEAEFNNTKAEIILKGNVIVYSGLDKLTGEIVTYYVDEDRVVVEGEKEKKAHITVTPK
- a CDS encoding PaaI family thioesterase; its protein translation is MDIKKKEVYFKKVSEEPLAKLLDIKLKDVEDGYALCEMEYTEKMDNIYGNAHGGALFSLIDEAFEISSNSHENIAVALNMNVTYMKPPKKNTIITAESREINRTRRTATYNITVKDNDSLIAVCQALVYVKDQEIPFIN
- the trxA gene encoding thioredoxin translates to MSNAKPVSDSEFAGVVLESTMPVLVDFWATWCGPCQTMGPILDTIAGEYEGKIKVLKINVDENPATPAKYGIRGIPTLILFNKGEIVDRIIGAQPKGSVDSLIKKVLG